CGGCCGTCGCCGCCTCCTGATGGCCGGCGTGGTGCAGGGAGCCGCCGAGCTGCAACAGCTCTTTGAGCGCTTCACGGCGCTCTCGGCGACCGCGCTCCGCGCCGTCGATGCGAACGACGGGGCCGCGCTCGAGGCGGCCCTCGATGCACGCGGCCTCCTGGACGCGCGCATGGCGCTGCTCTCCCGCGTGCTCGGCGACGCGCGCCGCACCGCCAGCACCAAGGCCACGCGCGATGCCCTCGACGTCCTCATGCGCCCCGTGCGTGCCGCGGGCGCCGAGGCCGAGCGCCTCAACGGCGAGCTGGTACGTCGGGCCCAGGCCGCGCGGCTCGAGATCGGGGGACAGCTCGATCGCCTCCGCCACGACGATGCGGCCCGGACGGCGTACGCGCTGGCGGCCGGCGGTGCGGGCCGGCAGCATCTCGATCGCACACGTTAGGCAGTGGCACGGCATCCATGCCTCCGCGCTGGGAGTCCCCGTTCGATCCGCCGTCGCCACGCGATACCGCGCTCCTCGCCGAGGTGCTGGGCGCCCTGCGCACGCAGCTGACCGACCCCTCGGGCGAGCAGCGCGACGCCGGCCGCGCCGGCGCGACGGACTCACCCCCCGCGGGCTCCATCGCGGACGAACTGGGCGAGGCGCCGAGCGCCGAGGTGCAGGAGCTCATTCACGCCGCGCTCTCGGAGCTGCACCGCGTGGCCCCCCCCTTGCAACAGGTCACTGGCGTCGCCCCCGTGCTCGGGAGCGGCGTCGTGCAGGAACTGCTGCGGCGGCGTCGGCAGGCCAGTGAATTGGTCACCGCCCCTCCGCCGCCCACCGTCGACGAGCGCTTCTAGGCGTCAGGCGACATTAAGTTCCTCCTCGACACTGCCGATACCACAAGGCAAGGAGGATGCCGATGAAGATCCAAGGCGGCAATGGCGGCCCGATTCGCCCCGATCGTGCGCGTGACGTCTCGACCCAGCCGGTCGACGCGCGTGAGCGAGCGAGCGCACGGACCCCGTCGCAAGTAGAGAAGTTCGATCGGGTCGAGATCTCCGACGCTGGGCGCGCCAAGGCGGGCCAGCTCGAGCCGACCTCCCAGGGCTCGGAACAGCGCCTGGCCGAAATCCGCCGCCGCGTCATCA
The window above is part of the Gemmatimonadota bacterium genome. Proteins encoded here:
- a CDS encoding flagellar biosynthesis anti-sigma factor FlgM, which produces MKIQGGNGGPIRPDRARDVSTQPVDARERASARTPSQVEKFDRVEISDAGRAKAGQLEPTSQGSEQRLAEIRRRVISGAYDADAVVGEVARRIIERGDV